A segment of the Carya illinoinensis cultivar Pawnee chromosome 1, C.illinoinensisPawnee_v1, whole genome shotgun sequence genome:
GTCGTTGCATTTACCCATGTGATGCATTTGGCTGCTCAAGCTGGAGTGAGGTATGCCATGGAAAATCCTGGCTCTTACGTGCATAGTAACATTGCTGGTCTTGTTAGTCTTTTAGAGGTTTGTAAATCTGTGAATCCACAACCCGCAATTGTGTGGGTGTCTTCCAGTTCAGTTTATGGACTTAATACTAAGGTACCCTTTTCGGAAAGAGACCGGACTGACCAGCCTGCTAGCCTGTATGCAGTTACTAAGAAGGCCGGTGAAGAAATTGCGTGGGGGAGACCCGCTTCGATGTAGAGGAGGAGATCCGCGCCGAAGAAGATGAACAGCTTCGATGGAAAGGAGGACGTGACCCGCGTCGGAGAAGGTGAACAACTTCGATGGAGAGAGGACGTGACCCGCGACTTCTCAGGTGACCGGTGTTCTCAGGTGGCCAGTGTTCTCAGATGAAGATAAAACTCGGATGTTGAGCGAGAAGAGTTCGGAGAAGTTCTGAAATTACACTATTAGGGAATGCTTTGGTGTAGACAAGTGCATCCGGGTCAATATGAATTACACACGTGGCCGGTCATAATTGGAGGGCTGTTATAATGGGAAGAGCAGTCCGACCGGTTATAGGGTTTATTCTTTTACAATCCCGGCCTACAACTAGTTAACATGTCAGGACCTCATTAATTCCTCTGCGAGGTGTTTCTGTGCTTCTGTTCTGGTCATGATCTGCTAAtcaattagtaatttagtatgcAAGGTATCTATCAATTTATTAATGTCGATATATGCGTCAATATAATATAGATGAAGGGCCAAGTACATACATGAATGCATGCAGTAGAATGAGTCCAATGATTTAACTTGGCCTTATGTTATAATTAAGTCACGACCATAGGATTGTGCGACTATATTAATAAGGGTGcatgcacagagagagagagagagagagagagagagagagagagagagagagagagagagagagagagagagagagagagagagagagagagagagagagagagagagagagagagagagagagagagagagagagagatggactAATTTGAGAAATCAACTATATGGCTAATAATTTACAAGTCATGCACTGCATGCAGCTAGCTAGGACGTGTATAAAATTAATGTATATAGCATGTccgtatatataaataagttcatGTTGGTCTTGAACTCTACTACTGTTTCAATTAATAGTACagcaattaaaatgaaataagattttggtattGCATAGCATATacgtattatatattaattatacattgATCTTTAGCATATATAGGTATTATTTATGATCAGGAGTGTACTGTATATGAATGCATGCATTGATCTTTTCACAGTAGGAAAATCAAAGGACAAATCATGATGTTAAAGCTTGATACGTACTGATATTGAATCAACCACTGGCCAGTTCTAAGATTCCCAATGCAATGATTCACGGGTCACTCTACAGAGATGATCAGTTGAATGCTACAAGTTGGACAAAAAAATGGCTGCGAagaactatttatatatttatatatcctaTGCATGGGATCATAAGAAGGATTTTGCTGTCACTATCAATATTCAAAATCCTCAATTGCTTTTATCTCTAAACATTGTCGTAATTACAGATTAATTAGTACATGGAGTACTATTTCGTAATTGCGTACATACCGGCAAATCGGTTTTgcgatctatatatatagtccaaattaattagaagaaattagCTTGTAAGCAGTGGCTTCCAGTAATATAATCTGGTAGTGATAATATCAGAATCTTGGTGATATTCGATGTGATAACAAACTCACGGGATCACTCTGCTCCATTATTCAATCACTAACTACCAAATTCATATAGGGTATCTAGCTAGGTCAGATTCTACGTTGATTCAATTGAAATACTACTACTTCAAAAAGATGAATTTGTACAAATTTGGAAGGAAAAGTTTAGTATTTTCCTTGGATTAgggtaatattagttatttttcatcaaatcatatatttatgataATTTGTGCTTTGTTAGTAGATATTTAGTTACAAGTTTTGAAAGTGATTCTAATTtcgatttttatcaaatttttgtacgattcttgtttatttatatatttatttctcataCAATGATTTAGATTTTTACATTTTTGGAAAatcttcataatttcaaattttatagttATTTAAGTTCAGCTTGTgggtttcataaaataatttcaacttttactattaattaataattttcagaatttttttctgtGTATTTTGGGCAAATCTCTtgttttctctattttgattATATGTTGAAATTAGCTGTCAGGATTAATCTAAATTCTATCATGTGTCACTAACAAtgaagactatatatatatatataatatgataaaaaatttctaagtgCTGTTGCTGATATATCCTTTATTAGCTTAGAGTACTACTTTCTGTGATATGAAggatctatttatatatatatatatatatatatattctatttatatatatatatatatatatatatatatgtgtttgtATATATGTGACAAAggggaattaattaattaattaaggagaACGTACTTTGGGCTCTCGGTTAATATAATTCAAGATGATTAAGTACAACAGGTCCTCAATATATTCTGATACTGCATGAAAGAATTAATAGACATTGTTGATGTACATAATATTGGTATCATTGGAAATTTGGAATGGATGGCAGGTACTACTGCTTGGCTGAGTCAATTAAAAATTGTCCCAAGCTTTCTCACTTTTGATCTCTCCTATTTCTCTGATTGACTCAGTCAGACGtcgacctatatatatatatatatatttatataggaaAAATCTTGTTATTAAATGATTATATACACTAATACAAGTAtaaatctaatgtgattgatcataaagttaaattttgataaaaatgataTGCAAATTGATACTATTAATATGTAAATCAATACGCAAATTCACTTATAattaacaaaactcttttataTATTGACTACACTGCAGCGCGCAAACCTTAAGGCATGTAATGTCtggtgaaggaaaaagagaatatTAATTAGGCCGCAGGTCAGTTCCATTCAGAGGTTAATTAGATTAgtgatttataattaattaatataatggaTATATGATGACCGTTGGTTGATCTAATCAATGATTTTGGTCAAacaagagtgagagtgagatttCGTTGTGTGTGTCGTGGATGTTTGTTTGTCATGGACTCGTGAGTACTCTTAACAAACATTCTTGACGGTCGAACCCATTCTCCTGCTCTTGGTTAGGGCTTTGGCCGTATAGTTTACAACACACATGCAGGTGCTAACAGCCCTAACCTTAGCCATGGAACCAACATGATATATACACGACACATGCACGAAAACTGATGCTAGATCTCTCACACAGCAAGCATGCAGTAGTAGTATAGTACTGATCTATCTGGAAgccatatatatacaaaatctTAGAAGTTATTTCGCATGCATGTCGATCGCAAGGCCCACAAcgattagtttatttattataattgttgTTGTATTATGATTATTTTCTGATCTCCTCCATGATGTTTTACATCGATCTCCAATATTTACTTGTTACCGGCCGAGAACTCTGTACGTTGAGCCTGGCGCCGGACTTTCAAGCTGATTATAGAAGATCGAGGAACTAGAAATTAATACTACATGATTAGTCACAAGATCGCTTAATTTTAGTAGTATTACTTTCACTAAATGATTAACAGCAGACTTGCTAAACTAGACTGAGCAGTAATTAATTAAAGTAGTTTGGATCTCCTTCTCCATTCTCCAGTCAGACCCAGATAATGTGcaactaattattaatatatgcatACCAACGTACATAATTAATGCGTGTACATGATGTTATGTGTTAATATGCACATTCAACGTACATGATGTTAGTATTAACAAATTTTTGCGGGGGGATCTATTGCCGACGCGCTCGAATTTGGAGCAGACTGCTAACGATAAAAATAAAGGCCGTGGAAAATACAGTTTTTTTGTTAGAAAAAGGGAGTACAATGACTGACTAGCtagttaaattaattaattaattaggtgCGACGAGACTCTCATCCATACAAATCATAGCGACAATAATAACAAGACTTTGAAATTACCCATTTACTAATAGCTAAACGTGCCATTATGCGTGTATAATGGCTTGGCTTCCCTAAGATCAATCCTTTGAAATTACCCATTTACTGCTGAAAGCTGGTATATATGTTCCCATTAATGGTTGATTTATAACGCGCGTTCTCGAGCAGTCGAGCCGTTGAAGAATATATCCGCTCCAAAACAGAATGATAGTACTGGAGTAAACTCTCTTCTCACATGCATGTGGATAACAATATAGTGTTATTTCTTTCGTGCTTagtcattattatttttcttaaaaagttAAGTACTGTGTTTgatctagctatatatatatatatgggctaTGTGGCAACTTTAGGCTCACACGCGCGTTCTCAGCTACTATAAATATTACACAAGGCGACTCCAATTTCATTCTGTCCCAAGTTGTGTCCTAACTAGTCACTCTCCTTCCTAGCTCTCGAAAGTCATTCAGAAACAAAAAAATGGGTGGGAATTCGCCATGCGCTTCCTGCAAGTTGCTAAGGCGCCGGTGCGCCAAAGACTGCATTTTTGCCCCTTACTTCCCCTCCGATGACCCCCACAAGTTTGCCATTGTTCACAAGGTCTTTGGTGCTAGCAACGTTGGAAAAATGTtgcaggtctctctctctctctcttagaacTTTGTTTTCCTTTCCCTCATTCTTTCTCAGAGCCAAGGCTTGATATTGGGTAATCTCTTTTGGGTGATTAGTCATTGTTTATACTTACTTTGATGTTATGCAGGAGCTTCCGATTCACCAGAGAGCGGACGCAGTGAGCAGTTTAGTTTACGAGGCGAACGCAAGAGTGAGAGACCCTGTTTATGGGTGCGTTGGAGCCATATCTTACCTGCAAAACGAGGTCTCTCAGCTTCAAATGCAGCTAGCAGTGGCTCAAGCAGAGATACTGTGCATCCAGATGCAGCAAGAGCCAGTGATGCCAACCCCGCAAGGTCCAGATGACAAATCGCACTTTCTCCACGATAACCTCCCTCAGTACCTTAATTTTGCCTCATCTAGCAATGTAATTCAGGACTCTTTCCAAAGAGAGCATATTTGGACATGACATGGTTTCTTAATAAAGTGGTTCTCATATTTTgggcttcatcttcttcttttttttaaagtacaGATCAGAAAGTAGGGCATCAGCCTATTAATTCTTAATTATCTCAGAAGCATTAATCTATACATGTGtatttttgtgtttgtgtgtgagGGAAGGAGTGCTGTTTTGTACTTCGTTTTGGTTAAAAAATTAAccacataattttaataatgagaCGTTGGAAGGTTACTTGAAGCTGGAGTACTAAGAAATTGGGGGTCAACTCTAGCATGTGAACGAGCTTTCTGAGTACCTTGCAtgttaaaacaaattaaagaagtTGCTAGTTTATTATGGGCTTTCCCAAACAATCTGACACGTACATAATTAGATTCTTCttctaattatataataacgtACCCATGGTGATTTTGATAAATCATGGTATATATAGAGACAACAGCAATTGCAGCTCTTTGAAAGTGCAGTACTAAAGACAATTCATCTCATAATATAATTTTCCCCTGTAAATGTAGAAATCATCATAATAAAAGACAAATGACAGAATTGGTTGGGAGTGATTTCTAACCACGTTGCCCTTTAATTAGGGTTTTacagtatgtatatataaaataaatagtactgTAGAGAGCTGCTTGGTAATTTGGGTTTCCATTCCTTGAAATGgcgaacatatatatatatatatacacctgcAATATTGTCTTCAATAAGCTAGCTAGCCTAGCCAGCACTATTTTATTTTGGTAGAAATCGACATTGTTCGCAAGTTAAACTTTCCCAATAAGGGTTGAAAGTGGGATACATGCATAGCAGCATAAGCCATCGGAAAAATAGCAATAATATCTTATGAATGATTGTGAAAATAACTGTACGTTGTTTGGAATGCTTACTGGGCCGCACTTTCTTCTATCACTTCTTACGTCTCACTcacctatttttttatttttttttgtttttccaagTACATCCACCTAATAATTCTTCTTACAGTAACAATATTTCTCTAATCTTGAAAAGGGGGAAAAGTACAAAATTGGCTTACCTCGACGATCGGAGATCAATTTCTTCCACTGGCTTCTACGCGTCGTGGTTAGTGCaatttgcaaaga
Coding sequences within it:
- the LOC122303817 gene encoding LOB domain-containing protein 12-like codes for the protein MGGNSPCASCKLLRRRCAKDCIFAPYFPSDDPHKFAIVHKVFGASNVGKMLQELPIHQRADAVSSLVYEANARVRDPVYGCVGAISYLQNEVSQLQMQLAVAQAEILCIQMQQEPVMPTPQGPDDKSHFLHDNLPQYLNFASSSNVIQDSFQREHIWT
- the LOC122303811 gene encoding UDP-glucuronate 4-epimerase 3-like translates to MSVLVTGATGFVGTHVSTTLKRRGDGVLGLDNFNDYYDPLLKRARQALLEHTGVFIVEGDINDSTLLSKLFEVVAFTHVMHLAAQAGVRYAMENPGSYVHSNIAGLVSLLEVCKSVNPQPAIVWVSSSSVYGLNTKVPFSERDRTDQPASLYAVTKKAGEEIAWGRPASM